CCGAGATCATATGGCGGCAGATACACTACAAACTCATATCTCCCGACGAGACACGCGTGTCTGGCGGATTCCCCGCAAGCGGAAGCTGAACACGATCATCTTTTTCGTCACCTCGCGGTGCAATGCGACGTGCGAGACGTGTTTCTATTGGGACGAGCTGAATCAGCAGGGAGATCTGTCATGGGACGAGATTGTCAAGCTGTCCGGCACAACGCCGCCATTTACGGACCTGTGGTTCAGTGGCGGCGAGCCGACGCTGCGAAAGGATCTTCCCGAAATCATCGATCTCTTTGTCCGGAATAACGGTGTACGGTACATCAATCTGCCGACCAATGGCCTGAAACCGAATCGGCTTTATGAAATCGCGGAGCATGCGCTTACGGCGAATCCGGGCCTCGAACTTCACGTCAACATCGCGCTGGATGGGCTGCGCGAGTCGCACGATTTCATGCGGGGCGTGCCGGGTAACTTCGAAAAGGCGTTGGAAAGCGGACGCTTACTGCGGAAACTGAAGCCGGCGTTCGGCTTGCGCCTGATCGTAAACATCAACACCGTCATCACTCGCGACAACCTCGATGAGATTCTTCCGCTGGCCGAACTCATCTGTGCGGAGAGGATTGCCGACGGCCACTACTTCAACCTGATTCGCGGAGATGCCAAGGACCCGGGTCTCAAGGAGGTTCAGCGTGAAAAGCTCCGGTCCATTTATAGAG
The sequence above is drawn from the Terriglobia bacterium genome and encodes:
- a CDS encoding radical SAM protein; protein product: MAADTLQTHISRRDTRVWRIPRKRKLNTIIFFVTSRCNATCETCFYWDELNQQGDLSWDEIVKLSGTTPPFTDLWFSGGEPTLRKDLPEIIDLFVRNNGVRYINLPTNGLKPNRLYEIAEHALTANPGLELHVNIALDGLRESHDFMRGVPGNFEKALESGRLLRKLKPAFGLRLIVNINTVITRDNLDEILPLAELICAERIADGHYFNLIRGDAKDPGLKEVQREKLRSIYR